One window of the Shewanella khirikhana genome contains the following:
- the rph gene encoding ribonuclease PH, with product MRPGNRTSAQTRPITITRNFTAHAEGSVLVEFGETKVLCTASFTEGVPRFLKGSGQGWLTAEYGMLPRSTHSRMDREAARGKQSGRTQEIQRLIGRALRAAVDLKQLGENTIVVDCDVIQADGGTRTAAITGACVALVDALNWARGKGMVKANPLKFLIAAVSVGIHNGEAICDLEYVEDSAAETDMNVVMTETGKIIEVQGTAEGEPFSHEELLTMLELAKHGIREIIDTQKAALN from the coding sequence ATGCGCCCAGGTAACCGTACATCGGCTCAGACCCGTCCAATCACCATCACCCGTAACTTTACCGCCCATGCCGAAGGCTCTGTGCTGGTTGAGTTTGGTGAAACCAAGGTGCTGTGCACCGCCAGCTTCACCGAAGGTGTACCACGCTTCCTTAAAGGCAGCGGACAGGGTTGGCTGACCGCCGAGTATGGCATGTTGCCGCGCTCTACCCACAGCCGTATGGACCGCGAAGCCGCCCGTGGCAAGCAGTCTGGCCGTACCCAGGAAATTCAGCGTCTGATTGGCCGTGCCCTGCGCGCCGCGGTAGACCTGAAGCAACTGGGCGAAAACACCATAGTGGTGGATTGTGATGTTATTCAGGCCGACGGTGGCACCCGTACCGCCGCTATCACAGGTGCCTGTGTGGCCTTGGTTGACGCGCTGAACTGGGCCCGTGGCAAAGGGATGGTGAAGGCCAACCCTCTTAAGTTTTTGATTGCCGCCGTAAGCGTGGGCATTCACAACGGCGAAGCCATCTGTGACCTCGAGTACGTGGAAGATAGCGCCGCCGAGACCGACATGAACGTGGTGATGACCGAAACCGGCAAGATCATCGAAGTTCAGGGCACCGCCGAAGGCGAGCCGTTCAGCCACGAAGAGCTGCTGACCATGCTGGAGCTGGCCAAGCACGGCATTCGTGAGATCATCGATACTCAGAAAGCGGCTCTGAACTGA
- the pyrE gene encoding orotate phosphoribosyltransferase: protein MKAYQREFIEFALERNVLRFGEFTLKSGRKSPYFFNAGLFNTGRDLARLGRFYAAALMDAGIDYDLLFGPAYKGIPIATTTAVALAEHHDVDMPYCFNRKEKKDHGEGGNLVGSELKGKVMLVDDVITAGTAIRESMEIIQANGAELAGVLIALDRQEKGKGELSAIQEVERDFGCGIVAIIKLADLIAFLAEKPGMEEVLSSVRAYREQYGI from the coding sequence GTGAAAGCCTATCAGCGCGAATTTATTGAGTTTGCTCTCGAGCGTAATGTACTGAGATTCGGTGAGTTTACTCTCAAGTCCGGCCGTAAGAGCCCTTATTTCTTCAACGCCGGCCTGTTCAACACCGGCCGTGATTTGGCTCGCCTCGGCCGTTTCTATGCCGCCGCGCTGATGGATGCCGGCATCGACTACGATTTGCTGTTTGGCCCGGCCTACAAGGGTATCCCTATTGCCACCACCACCGCCGTGGCACTGGCCGAGCATCACGATGTGGATATGCCTTACTGCTTTAACCGTAAAGAGAAAAAAGATCACGGTGAAGGCGGCAACCTGGTGGGCAGTGAGCTCAAGGGCAAGGTCATGCTGGTGGACGATGTGATCACCGCCGGTACTGCCATTCGTGAATCGATGGAAATCATTCAGGCCAATGGCGCTGAGCTGGCCGGGGTGTTGATTGCGCTGGACCGTCAGGAAAAGGGCAAGGGCGAGCTGTCTGCCATTCAGGAAGTGGAGCGCGACTTTGGCTGCGGTATCGTGGCTATCATCAAGCTGGCCGATTTGATTGCCTTCCTGGCCGAGAAGCCCGGAATGGAAGAGGTGCTGAGCTCGGTGCGTGCTTACCGCGAGCAGTATGGCATTTAA
- a CDS encoding YicC/YloC family endoribonuclease has product MIHSMTAYARIEHKATWGTASFEIRSVNQRYLETYLRLPEQLRSLEPALRERLRKRLSRGKVEVNLRYDLASDNSSELSINQDLARQLLGAANWLKAEAGQGDIALTDILRWPGVIATAEQDMDAISAELLGAFDKALDQFIEARGREGSAIKEMLESRLGAVEGQIAIVREHMPRIMEWQREKLTNRLSEVQGELDSTRIEQEMVLLAQKLDVAEEMDRLEAHVAEARRILKKGGSEGRRLDFMMQEFNRESNTLASKSISTEITAAAVELKVLIEQMREQIQNVE; this is encoded by the coding sequence ATGATCCACAGCATGACCGCCTATGCCCGTATCGAGCATAAAGCCACCTGGGGCACCGCCTCCTTCGAAATTCGCTCAGTGAATCAACGCTATCTCGAAACCTACCTGCGCCTGCCTGAACAGCTGCGCAGCCTGGAACCGGCCCTGCGTGAACGCCTGCGTAAACGCCTGAGCCGTGGCAAGGTGGAAGTGAATCTGCGTTACGATCTCGCCAGCGACAACAGCAGCGAGCTCAGCATCAATCAGGATCTGGCCCGTCAGCTGCTGGGCGCCGCCAACTGGCTGAAGGCCGAAGCTGGCCAGGGCGATATCGCCCTTACCGACATTCTGCGCTGGCCCGGGGTAATTGCCACCGCCGAGCAGGATATGGATGCCATCAGCGCCGAACTGCTGGGCGCCTTCGACAAGGCGCTGGATCAGTTCATCGAGGCCCGTGGCCGCGAAGGCAGCGCCATCAAAGAGATGCTGGAAAGCCGTCTTGGTGCGGTCGAAGGCCAAATCGCCATTGTGCGTGAGCATATGCCCAGAATTATGGAATGGCAGCGTGAAAAGCTCACCAACCGCCTGTCTGAAGTGCAGGGCGAACTCGACAGCACCCGCATCGAGCAGGAAATGGTACTGCTGGCACAAAAACTCGATGTCGCCGAAGAAATGGATCGCCTCGAAGCTCACGTGGCCGAAGCCCGCCGTATCCTCAAAAAAGGTGGCAGCGAAGGTCGCCGCCTCGACTTTATGATGCAAGAGTTCAACCGTGAGTCCAACACCCTCGCCTCCAAGTCCATCAGCACCGAGATCACCGCCGCGGCAGTGGAACTCAAAGTGCTTATCGAACAGATGCGCGAACAGATCCAGAACGTGGAATAA
- a CDS encoding alpha/beta hydrolase family protein encodes MKLHRLFGALALCLCASANAATPEQVFARGSQFSQVRLSPGGDYLSAITKHEGKNKLLILDTETLKLKHAVFFPANAQVGDYDWVSNERIVLAKEYLKGWSDHPLYYGELFAVNADGSRATYLFGYNGGEQQTGSNLKKNTPIRATASVLDPLPDDDKYLLVKALPWSGVDWQEGNADVYKVDVYRGTRKKVTRAPIGYASFLTDHEGEVRFAAGRDSNNDLKVFFRDDGDWQTSDKLDLGLDDFIPLSFVGDNSSIYAAGTESGQTMGVYRINLKDGSKTRIIQDPRVDPANYWINGQTKQLYAVEFADGYPTYAFVDANDERSQLLKTLLASLPGHQVQIVSEDRKGELLVVAASNDRNPGDYYLYNRKTNKLRYLVSVNDALDPDKMAEVKPFDVTARDGTKIQAFLTLPFGVDAKNLPLVVNPHGGPHGPRDYWGFDPQNQLLASQGIAVLQVNFRGSGGYGNAFEEAGYGKWGSEIQYDIIDATKKVIADGTVDKDRICIVGGSFGGYSALQSSALAPDLFKCAIGFAGVYDLELMFEEGDVQKRDAGMAYLKKVLTQDKSLLQSMSPTHNVDKLKAAILLVHGGEDERAPIEQYEAMANALKKHNYPYQSLVMDDEGHGFYNEAHRAKYYGEMLGFLKTHLKL; translated from the coding sequence ATGAAGCTACACCGTCTTTTTGGTGCGCTGGCCCTGTGTCTTTGTGCCTCTGCCAATGCTGCCACCCCCGAACAGGTATTTGCCCGCGGCAGCCAGTTCAGTCAGGTCAGACTCTCCCCCGGCGGCGATTACCTCAGTGCCATTACCAAGCACGAGGGTAAAAACAAGCTGCTGATCCTCGACACCGAAACCCTGAAACTCAAACACGCAGTGTTTTTCCCCGCCAACGCCCAGGTCGGCGATTACGACTGGGTCAGTAACGAGCGCATTGTGCTGGCCAAGGAATACCTCAAAGGCTGGAGCGACCACCCACTGTACTACGGTGAACTGTTCGCAGTGAATGCCGATGGCAGCCGCGCAACCTACCTGTTTGGTTATAACGGCGGTGAGCAGCAAACCGGCTCCAACCTGAAAAAGAACACCCCCATCCGCGCCACAGCCTCTGTGCTCGACCCACTGCCGGATGACGACAAATACCTGCTGGTCAAGGCCTTGCCCTGGAGTGGGGTCGACTGGCAGGAAGGCAACGCCGATGTGTACAAGGTTGATGTGTACCGCGGTACCCGCAAAAAAGTCACCCGCGCCCCCATCGGCTACGCCAGCTTCCTTACCGACCATGAAGGTGAAGTACGCTTTGCCGCCGGGCGCGACAGCAACAACGACCTCAAGGTGTTCTTTCGCGATGACGGCGACTGGCAGACCAGCGACAAGCTGGATCTGGGGCTGGATGACTTCATTCCGCTGTCTTTTGTGGGCGACAACAGCAGCATTTACGCCGCCGGTACCGAAAGCGGCCAAACCATGGGTGTCTACCGTATTAATCTCAAAGACGGCAGCAAAACCAGGATTATTCAGGACCCACGGGTAGACCCGGCCAATTACTGGATAAACGGCCAAACCAAGCAGCTGTACGCAGTGGAGTTTGCCGATGGTTACCCTACCTATGCCTTCGTGGATGCTAATGACGAGCGCAGCCAGCTGCTGAAGACACTGCTGGCCTCTTTACCCGGCCATCAGGTACAGATAGTCAGTGAAGATCGCAAAGGCGAGCTTCTGGTTGTGGCCGCCAGCAACGACAGAAACCCCGGCGACTATTACCTCTACAATCGCAAAACCAACAAGTTGCGTTATCTGGTTTCGGTGAACGATGCCCTGGACCCCGATAAAATGGCCGAGGTAAAGCCCTTCGACGTTACCGCCCGTGACGGCACCAAAATCCAGGCCTTCCTCACCCTGCCCTTTGGCGTCGATGCCAAAAACCTGCCCCTGGTGGTCAATCCCCACGGCGGCCCCCATGGCCCACGGGATTACTGGGGGTTCGATCCGCAAAACCAGCTGCTGGCGAGCCAGGGCATAGCGGTGTTGCAGGTGAACTTCCGTGGCAGTGGCGGCTATGGCAACGCCTTTGAAGAAGCGGGCTACGGCAAGTGGGGCAGCGAAATCCAATACGACATCATAGATGCCACCAAAAAGGTGATTGCCGATGGCACTGTGGATAAAGACCGCATCTGTATCGTGGGCGGCAGCTTCGGCGGCTACAGCGCGCTGCAAAGCTCGGCGCTGGCCCCGGATCTGTTCAAGTGCGCCATTGGCTTTGCCGGTGTGTACGACCTGGAGCTGATGTTCGAAGAAGGTGATGTGCAAAAGCGCGATGCCGGTATGGCTTACCTGAAGAAGGTGCTGACCCAGGATAAGTCGCTGCTGCAGTCCATGTCGCCCACCCACAACGTGGATAAGCTCAAGGCCGCCATCCTGCTGGTGCACGGCGGCGAAGATGAGCGCGCCCCTATCGAGCAGTACGAAGCCATGGCCAATGCTTTGAAAAAGCACAACTATCCGTACCAGTCGCTGGTCATGGATGATGAAGGCCACGGTTTTTATAACGAGGCTCACCGTGCCAAATACTATGGCGAAATGCTTGGCTTCCTGAAGACCCATCTGAAGCTGTGA
- the folE gene encoding GTP cyclohydrolase I FolE, with product MALSEAALKVQAALMERGLETPMVPCELSREERKDKIEEHMRAILGLMSLDLTDDSLADTPRRIAKMYVDEIFSGLDYENFPKITVIDNKMGVDEMVRVQDISLTSTCEHHLVTIDGTATVAYLPRKKIIGLSKINRIVRFFAQRPQVQERLTQQVLVALQALLETKDVAVKIDAVHYCVKSRGVMDATSSTTTTALGGIFKSNPATRAEFLHQPR from the coding sequence ATGGCACTCAGCGAAGCAGCACTCAAGGTACAGGCCGCGCTTATGGAGCGTGGACTGGAAACCCCTATGGTTCCCTGTGAACTCTCCCGTGAGGAACGCAAAGACAAAATCGAAGAGCATATGCGGGCAATTCTCGGCCTGATGTCACTCGATTTGACCGACGACAGCCTTGCCGATACCCCCCGTCGCATCGCCAAAATGTACGTGGATGAAATTTTCTCTGGCCTCGACTACGAGAACTTCCCCAAAATCACCGTCATCGACAACAAGATGGGCGTGGATGAAATGGTACGGGTACAGGACATCAGCCTGACCAGCACCTGCGAACACCATCTGGTGACCATAGACGGCACAGCCACAGTGGCCTATCTGCCGCGTAAAAAAATCATCGGTCTGTCGAAAATTAACCGTATCGTGCGCTTCTTTGCCCAGCGCCCTCAGGTGCAGGAACGTCTGACTCAACAGGTACTGGTGGCACTGCAGGCACTGCTGGAAACCAAAGACGTGGCAGTGAAAATCGATGCGGTGCACTACTGCGTTAAATCCCGCGGCGTGATGGATGCCACCAGCTCCACCACCACCACGGCACTGGGCGGCATTTTCAAATCCAACCCGGCCACCCGGGCGGAATTTTTGCATCAGCCCCGCTGA